The Dioscorea cayenensis subsp. rotundata cultivar TDr96_F1 chromosome 16, TDr96_F1_v2_PseudoChromosome.rev07_lg8_w22 25.fasta, whole genome shotgun sequence sequence GGTTGTGGCAGATCAGCCTTTTTATGGGGACGGATGTAAGAGAATGTCTAATGCAGTGGAGGTTCTTTATGGTGTTTGTGCATCGTAGTAATGCTGTAGTTGCTGCTGCGCTGCTTTCACTCTGTTTGCTCTGTTCCCTCTGTTATATGTCTGCATTATTCATCCGTCCCTCTCACCTACGTTAGAATCACTGAAAAAGAGCATTGCAATATGCATGGTGGTCCCATCAATCATACACATTTTCAGATGCTTGCTTGTAAACTTTGCttgctaattttttaatatatatatatagatacatatatatatatatatatattacatgtgttatataatatatgagaattttttttcttcttgtataaTAAGCGAAGTTAGATAGATTACTTTCTCATGAAAAACTAATATTTCAAATATGGACTTCAtgtatattttttcaaataataaaaataaaaatttactctaAAATATATTCCTTAatgtaactaaaaaaaaatagaaattatgaaTCAGAGTACATCAAAATAAGAATCTTTTTCggttataaattatatttttatttgctcaAGAAATTCAACACTtaaattgttaaataaatatttctacaAAGAATTTATaagcgcatatatatatatatacttcttttTTTCAAGAAGTACTTATTTCATACAATACgcagttttattatttatttttttaaagttaaaagtCATGTGTCTcgcatattttttattttttaattttcttctccGATTTGGTCCTTCTATTGCTGGTGTTGTTGTTACTGTATGTACATATTTCTGTTTCAAGCCttttaatttagtaatttaataATGCAATAAAATCTACTTTATATTAGAACCGTGACAATGGTTTGGTTTTGTGATGCAGTCCTTCAGCTGAATATTGCACAATCTGCAATTACTCATTAGAACAGACTCAAGCAACGAAATAATTTGATGGATAACTGGGATCTCACTGATCCTTTCATAGCTAACAATACACCAACAACATTACATAAAAGACTCAACaacaaactaaaattaaaacaagagaTCAGAGACCAATGTTTGGAGATCTCTAAACCTAGCTACCACTCCAGGAGGAAGATGAACAGGATAGACATATGAGATTCTCCCAATAATGCCCTTTTTTTTTCGAGGATGAGCTGTTATCATTCAAGCTTCATTGAAACTGGGCCATGATGTCGGAACATACAGTGAGACCATTGAGGGTTCACTGATCTGGGTGCTAAAAGACAAAGAAACCCTTGCCCCTCTGTGTACCCAACATAATTGTTCAGGGGTAAATAATGGAATTTCCTTCTCCCAgtttgtttttcctttcaaaatataCTGAAGGACATGGATACCCTTTTTCCCTTAGGCAAACAACGGTAATGGTCTGGGGTTAACTTATGTAAATTCACCCCTTTCAAACACACTAATATTACCAAAGTGCCCTTCTTTATGTGACTAGCCGATTTAACTGTTGAGGCTACTGGGTGTCATTTCTCCTTCTCAGTCCTCCCGCCAGGCAGATTCCCCCTTTCTCTTCGAACTGATCCCTTCCCCTTCTAATTTATTCTTCTCTTACTACTATTCTAATAACCTTGCAACAATTACCTCCCTTTCTTGCCaatccttgtcctcaaggatttTGAcagcaaaatttcagaaattgtCTCTGTAGCACATCATAGAATTCCCAAGTAGCTCCTTCAGGTGATGAGTCAGACCACTGCACCAATACCTTGACCCCAGCCTTATTAAACCTCTTTACTAATTGCCGATCCAGGATGGTCATAGGAATTTTCTGCACCTCTtgggtttcattaaaaaatgtAGGCCACCTTACTGTTGCTATCTGATCTccaattttcttcttcaattgagAGATGTGAAAGACATTGTGAATTCTTGCCTCTACTGGTAACTGGAGTTTGTATGCAACTGCGCCTATTCTATCCACCACCATATACAGGCCAAAGTATTTGGGAGACAATTTGTGGTTCCCCTTTTGAGCCACAAACAATTGCCTGTAAGGTTTGAGCTTGACATAAACCTCATCTCCTACATTCAATTCTTTATCACTTATCTTCTTATCAGCTAATTGCTTCATCCTATTTCTGGCCCTACACAAGTTCTCCTGAGGGATTTTAGCATGTTTTCTCTTGCCAACAAATTCTATCAAGTAATTCTAGCCTTGAGGTAGCAGACTTGTAAGGTAGATGTATCGGAGGGGCCTTGCCATACAATGCTTCAAAAGGAGAGGTTTGAATGGAAGAGTGGTAGCTGCTATTGTACCACCATTCTAGTAATGGAAGCCATTTAACCCAATCCTTGGGTTTTTCTCCAGTCATACAATGGATATATTGTTCTAAGCAACGATTCACAACTTCAGTCTGCCTATCCGACTGTGGGTGGTATGCTGTTGAGTAGTTGAGCTTGACTCCTTGAATCTTGAACAGTTCCTTCTAGAATTGGCTCAGAAATATGGGGTCTCTGTCACTGATAATTGATTTAGGTAGCCCATGTAATCTGTAAAATGATCCAAAAAGAGTTGAGCAACTGACAATGCAGTGTAGGGGTGGGAAAGGGCAATAAAATGGGCATATTTACTTATTCGGTTAACTATCACCAAGATGGCCTCCTTCCCATGTGAATTAGGTAGGCCAGTGATGAAATCCATGTTGATCTCCTCCCAAATGCCTTCAGGTATTAGTAGGGGTTGCAGCAGGCCAGCAGGAGGAGAGTTGTCTGGTTTGTTCCTTTGGCAAGTCACACAGTTCCGCACATATTGTTTTATATCTTCCTTCATTCCCTTCCAGTAGAAGTAGTCTCCAATTCTTTTCCTGGTCACCTCAGCTCCTGAGTGCCCTCCAACAAAGCTGTCATGAAATTCCTGCAGTATAGACTGCTTAATGAATTCATCCTTGCCTATGACCAATTTCCCTTTCCTTTTGAGTTGATCCCGAGCCCACACAAAGTGCCGATCACCATGACTTCCCTGTTGGAGCTATTGGATAAGATGTTTTAATTCTGGATCCTCCTTCCATTGCTTCTGGATTTTCTCCCACAATTCTGATTTAACAAAAGACAAGCAACAAGGCTTGGTCTTCTAGAGAGTGCATCAGCAGCTACATTCTCCTTACCCTTCTTGTAGATGATCTCAAAATCATACCCCATGAGTTTGATTAACCATTTCTGCTGCATAGGGGTGGAAGTTCTCTGTTGGATGAGAAACTTGAGGCTCTGAtggtttgttttgattttaaaatgtcTTCCCAACAAATAGGGTCTCCACTTCTGTAGGGCCAGAACAATGGCCAACATTTCCTTCTCATAGATTGAGAATGCTTTGTGTTTCCCTGCCAATAGTTTAATCATGTAAGCAATGGGCTTACCTTGTTGCATGAGGACAGCCACTCCCTCTTCACATGCATCAGTCTCCATTACaaattcttcttcaaaattGGGAAGGACAAGTAATGGTTTTGTTATCATCATGCTTCTGAGTCTTTGGAAGGCTGCTGTACTATTTTCATTCCAACTGAATTTGTTATTCTTCAGTAGTTCAATTAATGGTTTGGATAGAATGCCATACCCTTTAATAAATCTTATGTAGTAGCCTATCCAGCCTAGGAACCCCCTCAGTTCCTTGATATTTTTAGGAATGGGCCAGTTGTTAATAGCTTCAATTTTAGCTGGATCCATCTCTACTCCCTGTCTGCTGATCACATGCCCCAAATAGTTAATTTTTGTAGCAGTAAAGGTACACTTGCTCTTCTTAGCATATAACTGGTTATTTCTGAGGGCCTCCAATACTGTCTTCAATTTCTATAAATGAACCTCCCAGCTGTTGCTGTACACCAGAATATCATCAAAGAACACCAATACAAATTTCCTTAGGCATTGTTTGAAAACATTGTTCATGAGGCCTTGGAAAGTGGATGGGGGCATTAATGAGCCAAAAAGGCATCACCAAGAATTCATAGTGGCCTCATGCGTATGAAAAGCAATCTTGCCAATGTCTTTCTCATCCATTCTTATTTGATGGTATCCTGACCTTAAATCAAGCTTGGAGAAGTATTCCGCACCATGTAATTCATCCAAGAGCTCTTCAATGGGGGGAATAGGAAACTTATCTTTGATAGTCTTCTCATTGATGGCTCTATAGTTAATACAAAGCCTCCAACTGTTATCTTTCTTCCTGACCAGCACAATGGGTGCAGAAAAAGGGCTTGAACTGGTCTAATAATTCCTTTGTCAAGCATCTCCTTGaacatgtcttcaatgatgttttttttggaaagctGGATATCTGTAGGGTCTAACACTGACAGGGTCAGTCCCCTCCTTCAAGTTGATTTAATGATCATGGGACCTCACTGGGGGAAGTTGCTCAGCTTCTTGGAAGACATTTTCATAAGAATGTAACAACTAATCTTGCTGGAGTTGATGATCTGGAGTCAATTGCATCTGTTCCTTATTGGCTTCCCCCTTTTCACCATGGGATTCCTGGATCATGACTAGAGAGCATAATTTTGCTCTGCATAATTCAGGTGGAAGTTGTAGGGATTTAACCAATGATTTGCACTGCATGATCTGCAGTCTTGGTTGAGGAGACCCCCTTAAGACCACTCTTTTGTTGTTTACCTTAAATTCCATTCTCAATTCACTGAAATTCCACAGAATGGATCCCAGTAAAATTAACCATTGTATCCCCAGCATCATATGGTAGCCTTCTAGGGGTAGTACCATGAGATCAGATTTGAATTCCACCTCCTGCATCTTCCAGTTCAGATCTGAACACATTTTATCACATTTGATCTTCTCCCCATTAGCTACTACCACAGTCATAGGGGAATGTTCAGTAATATTATACCCCAATTGTTTGGCTGTGAATAAATCAATGAAGTTGTGGGTGCTTCCAGAATCAATCAAGATGTGCACCTTGTAACCCTTAACTGACCCACTCACTCTCATAGTATTGTAATCTGCCAAGGTTTGTATACCTGACAGGGCCTTCATGGATATCATGGCTGAGGCTTCTTCACTGGATTCTATCTCCACTTCTGAATCTTTGatgtcaatttcttcttcctcttcaacCTCATCATCTCCTACTAATTCCAAGCTATATAGCTTCTTCATCTTGCAAGTGTGGCCTGCAGTGTACTTATCATCACACCAGTAGCACAAccccttctttcttttctcctctAGCTCTCCACTTGTTAATTTCTTGAATGGTCTGACCCCCACACCTTTGGAATTTCTGTTGGTACTATCTGTTGTGTTAGATTCAGCAAATCTTTTGGGAGTTGGTAGCAATAGTACACTCCCCATCCTTGATGTGGATTTTTCTCTTGCAAGAGCATTCTATATTGTTATTTCTTGTATCTTTGCTAGGTTGATAACCTCCTATAAATTGGCAGGTCTGAGTAACTTGATGGTGTCTTTGATCTCTCCCTTTAACCCACACATGAAGAAGCTCAAAATGTGGCCATCTGAAAGATCAACTCTATTGAGAATCTCTTCAAATTTAACTAAATAGCTGTGGACAGAACCATTTTGTCTCAgatcttttaatttttccatgGGGTCATAATGCAGCTCACTGCCAAACCTTGTATTCAATTGAGTTACATATTCCTCCTAACTAGGAGAATTTTCCTCTCCTCTCCTCCTCACATAATTTTGATGCCACTGTAATGTAGCACCTTCCAGGTGTAATGAAGCTATCTTCACTTTTATGCCATCTGGGGTCTCATCAAACTCAAAGAACTGCTTGCATTTAAACAACCAGTCATATAATTGGTCACCAGTGAATTTGGGAAATTCCAACTTAGTCAATTTAGGCCGGATAGACTTGAGATAAGATAGTTCTTTCTCGGTCCTGATTGGACCCACAGTTGCAGTTGGAGTAGGAGTATTCCCCATCGGTTGTAAATTCAGTAATAGGGTACGCAGACCACTGATGTCCCTATCTTGCTTCTCTCTCATCTCTTGCATTTCCTTGTCATGCTTCTCTGATTGCTTCTCGACAGTTTCTCTTAGGAAACCCTTCAAATTCTCTTCAATCTTCTTAAGCTCCTGATTTCTAGTCTCCATAAAAGCTTGTAAGTTCTTTCTCCTTTCACAGTAATCTCACTCTTTTGATACCAAATTGATGTAGTCCTTCAGCTGAATACTGCACAACCTAAAATTACTCACTAGAACACACTCAAGCAACGAAATAATTTGATGGATAACTGGGATCTCACTGATCCTTTCATAGCTAACAATACACCAACAACATTACATAAAAGACTTAACaacaaactaaaattaaaacaagagaTCAGAGACCAATGTCTGGAGATCTCTAAACCTAGCCACCACTCTAGGAGGAAGATGAACAGGATAGACAGATGAGATTCTCGCAATAATGCCTCTTTTTTCAAGGATGAGCTGTTATCATTCAAGCTTCATTGAAACTGGGCCCTGATGTCTGAACATACAGTGAGACCATTGAGGGTTCACTGATCTGGGTGCTAAAAGACGAAGAAGCCCTTGTCCCTCTGTGTACCCAACATAACTGTTTAGGGGTAAATAATGTAATTTCCTTCTCCCGGTTTGTTTCTCCTTTCAAAATATACTAAATGGACAAGGCTACCCTTTTTCCCTTAGTCAAACAACAGCAATGGTCTAGGGTTAACTTATGTAATTTCACCCCTTTCAAACACACTGATATTACCAAAGTGCCCTTCTTTATGTGACTACCCGATTTAACTGTCGAGGCTACTGGGTGTCATTTCTCCTTCTCAGCCCTCCCGTAAGGCAGATTCCGCCTTTCTCTTCGAACTGATCCCTCCCTTTCTAATTTATTCTTCTCTAACTACTATTCTAATAACCTTGCAACATTTTGCAAGTAAATGCCGCATCTACATATCTATACCGTActttggtaattttttattagtaaaagACCTTTATAATATTTGGTGATAGGCTTCGGATCTATCATCCAATTAAGGACTCAGGAGCATAAGCAGAGGCTCTCAATAAAAGATTATAAACAAAGCATGGCtaatctttgattttatttttattattacttttttacgTATTTGATGTTATTTTGTAGATGGCAATAATTT is a genomic window containing:
- the LOC120278591 gene encoding uncharacterized protein LOC120278591; amino-acid sequence: MKQLADKKISDKELNVGDEVYVKLKPYRQLFVAQKGNHKLSPKYFGLYMVVDRIGAVAYKLQLPVEARIHNVFHISQLKKKIGDQIATVRWPTFFNETQEVQKIPMTILDRQLVKRFNKAGVKVLVQWSDSSPEGATWEFYDVLQRQFLKFCCQNP